The following are encoded together in the Bradyrhizobium algeriense genome:
- a CDS encoding efflux RND transporter periplasmic adaptor subunit has product MKKRTLILLAGAVGIAAAAGFITRSSWMGGSSSAQGPQRPRMVSVELAKAERKAMPVDVDAIGMVTPISSVALKSRLETTIVAVHFEDGAKVSEGDLLFTLDSRQIDAQIEQAEGVLARDHAQLEGAQRDLRRFTDLVGKGATTQVNVDNAKTQSDILAGSIKANQAALDNLKVQKSYTTIRAPFAGRISVANVKVGNFVRPADTTPLAVINQMAPVYVTFAVPQRVLVDLRESMAKGASGVTATIPGRQHSETGKIAMVENTVDMATGMVTVRGIMNNENESLWPGTLVAAKLIIRSEDSIVVPTVAVQRSQSGNFVFVVKDGAAKVQPVKVDRTAQGLSVISEGLAGGESVVVDGQLLLSDGTRIEPRAKKAGA; this is encoded by the coding sequence ATGAAAAAACGTACCTTGATACTTCTTGCCGGCGCGGTCGGCATCGCTGCCGCGGCGGGTTTCATCACCCGCTCCTCCTGGATGGGCGGCAGCAGCAGCGCCCAGGGCCCGCAGCGGCCGCGGATGGTATCCGTCGAGCTGGCCAAGGCGGAGCGCAAAGCCATGCCCGTCGACGTCGACGCGATCGGCATGGTGACACCGATCTCCAGCGTGGCGTTGAAATCGCGGCTGGAAACCACCATCGTCGCGGTGCACTTCGAGGACGGCGCCAAGGTCAGCGAAGGCGATCTGCTGTTCACGCTCGACAGCCGCCAGATCGACGCACAGATCGAACAAGCCGAGGGCGTGCTGGCCAGGGACCATGCGCAGCTCGAGGGTGCCCAGCGCGACCTCCGCCGCTTCACCGATCTCGTCGGCAAGGGCGCGACTACGCAGGTCAATGTCGACAACGCTAAAACGCAGTCCGACATCCTGGCCGGCTCCATCAAGGCCAATCAGGCTGCGCTCGACAATCTGAAGGTCCAGAAAAGCTACACCACGATCCGCGCGCCGTTCGCGGGGCGCATCAGCGTCGCCAATGTGAAGGTCGGCAATTTCGTGCGCCCGGCCGATACCACTCCGCTTGCGGTCATCAACCAGATGGCGCCAGTTTACGTGACCTTCGCGGTTCCGCAGCGCGTGCTGGTGGATCTGCGCGAGTCCATGGCCAAGGGTGCCTCTGGCGTCACCGCGACCATTCCGGGCCGCCAACACTCCGAGACCGGCAAGATCGCGATGGTCGAAAACACCGTGGATATGGCCACCGGCATGGTCACCGTGCGCGGCATCATGAACAATGAGAACGAGAGTTTGTGGCCGGGGACGTTGGTCGCGGCCAAGCTCATCATCCGCAGCGAGGATTCGATCGTGGTGCCGACGGTTGCCGTGCAGCGCAGCCAGAGCGGTAATTTCGTCTTCGTGGTCAAGGACGGTGCCGCCAAGGTCCAGCCGGTCAAGGTCGACCGCACCGCGCAGGGCTTGTCGGTGATCTCGGAAGGGCTCGCCGGCGGCGAAAGCGTCGTCGTCGACGGGCAGCTGCTGCTGTCGGACGGAACGCGGATCGAGCCGCGGGCCAAAAAGGCCGGAGCGTAA
- the xth gene encoding exodeoxyribonuclease III: MRIATWNVNSIRQRVDHLLTWLRETSPDIVCLQEIKCVDEAFPRLEIESLGYNVVTHGQKTFNGVALLSKLPFDETKSGLAGDDEDAHARFLEGVVTLKTGVMRIACLYLPNGNPPDTDKYPYKLKWMSRLLEYSKERLKAEEPLVLAGDFNVIPAARDVYNPAAWANDALFRPQTREAFQSLLGLGLTDALRAVTDEPNLYTFWDYQAGAWQKNWGLRIDHLLLSPQASDRLTNVGVDSYVRAWEKPSDHVPVWADFDLETA; this comes from the coding sequence ATGCGCATTGCAACCTGGAACGTTAATTCGATCCGGCAGCGGGTCGACCATCTCCTGACCTGGCTCAGGGAGACCTCGCCAGACATCGTCTGCCTGCAGGAAATCAAATGCGTGGACGAGGCGTTCCCGCGGCTGGAGATCGAATCGCTCGGCTATAACGTCGTCACCCACGGCCAGAAGACTTTCAACGGCGTCGCGCTCCTGTCGAAGCTGCCGTTCGACGAGACCAAATCGGGCCTGGCCGGCGACGACGAGGACGCCCATGCCCGGTTCCTCGAAGGCGTGGTGACGCTGAAGACCGGCGTGATGCGGATCGCCTGCCTCTATCTGCCCAACGGAAACCCGCCGGATACGGACAAATATCCCTATAAACTCAAATGGATGTCGCGCCTTCTTGAGTATTCGAAGGAGCGGCTTAAAGCGGAAGAGCCGCTGGTGCTCGCAGGCGACTTCAACGTCATTCCGGCTGCTCGCGATGTCTATAACCCCGCGGCCTGGGCCAACGACGCGCTGTTCCGTCCCCAAACCCGCGAGGCCTTCCAGTCCCTCCTCGGCCTCGGGCTGACGGATGCGCTGCGCGCGGTGACCGACGAGCCAAACCTCTACACCTTCTGGGACTATCAGGCGGGCGCCTGGCAGAAGAACTGGGGCCTTCGAATCGACCATCTCCTGCTGTCGCCACAGGCCAGCGACCGCCTGACCAATGTCGGCGTGGACAGCTACGTGCGCGCCTGGGAGAAGCCGTCCGACCACGTGCCGGTGTGGGCGGATTTCGACCTGGAGACGGCTTGA
- a CDS encoding tetratricopeptide repeat protein yields MRTSRRIILALMLGATPVAAPGFAFDGAPVKPDATLPMGSQPAAAQAVTAQALKKVPPAAPTATAVAASSLTSLQYAAEGGHPVAQWKLGRMYADGNGVIQDDLRAFEYFSRIANAHAEDSPSAPQATIVANAFVALGRYYLNGIPNSKVKPDTDRAREMFSYAASYFGNADAQYDLARLYLKTPDASRDDFRYGARWLGLAAQKGQHQAQAMLGQMLFNGDRLPRQAARGLMWLTLARDNAAPDESWIRESYNRAFAKASDDDRATALQMLEHWVQGKRD; encoded by the coding sequence ATGCGGACATCTAGGCGTATCATTCTTGCGTTGATGCTGGGGGCCACGCCGGTGGCGGCTCCTGGATTCGCATTTGATGGCGCGCCGGTGAAGCCGGACGCCACGCTGCCCATGGGGAGCCAGCCCGCCGCCGCGCAAGCCGTCACGGCCCAGGCCCTGAAGAAGGTCCCGCCCGCAGCGCCGACGGCGACTGCGGTTGCCGCGTCCTCGCTGACTTCGCTGCAATACGCCGCCGAGGGTGGCCATCCCGTCGCGCAGTGGAAGCTCGGCCGGATGTATGCCGATGGCAATGGCGTCATCCAGGACGATCTGCGCGCCTTCGAATATTTCAGCCGCATCGCCAACGCGCATGCCGAGGACAGCCCGTCGGCGCCGCAGGCGACGATCGTCGCCAACGCCTTCGTGGCGCTGGGGCGCTACTACCTCAACGGCATCCCGAATTCCAAGGTCAAGCCCGATACCGATCGCGCACGGGAGATGTTCTCCTATGCCGCGTCCTATTTCGGCAACGCCGACGCGCAGTACGATCTGGCGCGGCTTTACCTGAAGACGCCGGACGCCTCGCGGGACGATTTCCGCTACGGCGCGCGCTGGCTTGGTCTGGCCGCCCAGAAGGGCCAGCATCAGGCGCAGGCGATGCTCGGCCAGATGCTGTTCAACGGCGACCGGCTGCCGCGGCAGGCGGCCCGTGGCCTGATGTGGCTGACGCTGGCGCGCGACAATGCGGCCCCCGACGAGAGCTGGATCCGCGAAAGCTACAACCGCGCTTTCGCCAAGGCCTCCGACGACGACCGCGCCACGGCACTGCAGATGCTCGAGCACTGGGTGCAGGGCAAGCGGGACTGA
- the ilvD gene encoding dihydroxy-acid dehydratase has translation MDAKTDIKKRLPSRHVTEGPERAPHRSYLYAMGLTTQQIHQPFVGVASCWNEAAPCNISLMRQAQAVKKGVAAAGGTPREFCTITVTDGIAMGHDGMRSSLPSRECIADSVELTVRGHAYDALVGLAGCDKSLPGMMMAMVRLNVPSIFIYGGSILPGNFRGQQVTVQDMFEAVGKHSVGEMSDADLDEIERVACPSAGACGAQFTANTMATVSEAIGLALPYSAGAPAPYEIRDAFCSAAGEKVLELIAANIRPRDIVTRRSLENAAAVVAASGGSTNAALHLPAIAHECGIKFDLFDVAEIFKKTPYVADLKPGGRYVAKDMFEVGGIPLLMKTLLDNGHLHGDCITVTGRTIAENLKSVKWNPHQDVVRSADNPITVTGGVVGLKGNLAPEGAIVKVAGMSKLKFTGPARCFDREEDAFESVQKRTYKEGEVIVIRYEGPRGGPGMREMLSTTAALTGQGMGGKVALITDGRFSGATRGFCIGHVGPEAAVGGPIALLQNGDIIEIDAEVGILNVKLTDAELAERKTKWAPRQTNHTSGALWKYAQQVGPAVDGAVTHPGGAHEKQCYADI, from the coding sequence ATGGACGCCAAAACCGACATCAAGAAGAGGTTGCCGAGCCGTCACGTGACGGAGGGGCCGGAGCGCGCGCCCCATCGGTCCTATCTCTACGCGATGGGGCTGACCACCCAGCAGATCCACCAGCCTTTCGTCGGCGTCGCGTCCTGCTGGAACGAGGCCGCGCCCTGCAATATCTCGTTGATGCGCCAGGCGCAGGCGGTCAAGAAGGGCGTCGCGGCCGCCGGCGGCACCCCGCGCGAATTCTGCACCATCACCGTGACCGATGGGATCGCCATGGGCCATGACGGCATGCGCTCGTCGCTGCCGTCCCGCGAATGCATCGCCGACTCGGTTGAACTGACCGTCCGTGGCCATGCCTATGACGCCTTGGTCGGGCTTGCCGGCTGCGACAAATCGCTGCCAGGCATGATGATGGCAATGGTCCGGCTCAACGTGCCCTCGATCTTCATTTATGGCGGATCGATTCTGCCGGGCAATTTCCGTGGCCAGCAGGTCACAGTGCAGGACATGTTCGAGGCCGTCGGCAAGCATTCAGTCGGCGAAATGTCGGACGCTGACCTCGATGAAATCGAGCGGGTGGCCTGCCCCTCGGCAGGGGCGTGCGGTGCACAATTCACCGCCAACACCATGGCGACGGTATCCGAGGCGATCGGTCTGGCCCTGCCGTACTCGGCTGGGGCGCCAGCGCCTTACGAAATTCGTGACGCGTTTTGCTCGGCCGCCGGCGAGAAGGTTCTGGAGCTGATCGCAGCCAATATCCGGCCGCGCGACATTGTCACCCGCCGCTCGCTGGAGAATGCCGCCGCCGTGGTTGCGGCCTCCGGCGGATCGACCAATGCTGCGCTGCACCTACCGGCCATTGCGCATGAGTGCGGCATTAAGTTTGACTTATTCGACGTCGCCGAAATCTTCAAAAAGACACCGTATGTCGCGGATTTGAAGCCAGGGGGCCGTTATGTTGCCAAAGACATGTTCGAGGTTGGCGGCATACCGCTTCTGATGAAAACGCTGCTCGACAATGGCCACCTCCACGGAGATTGCATCACCGTCACAGGCCGTACGATCGCCGAAAACCTCAAAAGCGTGAAGTGGAATCCGCACCAGGATGTGGTGCGGTCCGCCGACAACCCGATCACCGTCACGGGCGGCGTTGTCGGGTTGAAGGGTAATCTCGCGCCGGAGGGTGCGATCGTGAAGGTCGCGGGTATGTCGAAGCTGAAATTTACCGGTCCTGCCCGTTGCTTCGATCGCGAAGAGGACGCCTTCGAGTCGGTCCAGAAGCGGACCTACAAGGAAGGCGAGGTCATCGTGATCCGCTACGAGGGGCCGCGCGGCGGTCCCGGCATGCGGGAGATGCTCTCGACCACGGCGGCGCTGACCGGGCAGGGGATGGGCGGCAAGGTCGCCCTGATCACCGACGGCCGGTTCTCCGGCGCCACCCGCGGGTTCTGCATTGGCCATGTCGGGCCGGAGGCGGCCGTGGGCGGTCCGATCGCCCTGTTGCAAAATGGTGACATTATCGAGATCGACGCCGAGGTCGGAATCCTTAACGTAAAATTGACCGACGCCGAACTCGCCGAACGTAAAACCAAATGGGCGCCTCGACAGACTAACCACACGTCGGGTGCGCTATGGAAATATGCCCAACAGGTTGGGCCGGCGGTGGATGGGGCTGTGACCCATCCTGGCGGTGCGCACGAGAAACAGTGTTATGCGGACATCTAG
- a CDS encoding lytic transglycosylase domain-containing protein, translating into MNRCLRSLSCFFTVAGLALFSTDATARASHKPHTQKAHEATRKSHVKEAHPHRSAASGKRRHAKHASAQRKPKPSKASPAPSEAIAPLTGDLALVKEAIDLARKAKTEEATAIRNRIADPAAQKLVEWFILRHPATTATFSRYAAFIAAKPEWPSTALLRRRAEARLWEQRSDAATVRGFIGDRPTSAKGKLALARVLLAEGDRDGAARLARDAWRSDELSEPLEAAALETFGDLLTRDDHRARMDRRIGAKDLAGAKRAAKRLGDDELAIVKACAAVKGKADKALDALDDVAAEARQDLGYTLCRIQWMLAQNRIDDAARLMLAAAPETMALQDTDQWWRERRMLARKLLDQDKFQTAYDVVRPAAAPDNEYYRADVHFMCGWIALRYLDDPATAARHFAHIDEGQANPIVLARANYWRGRAAEALGQTDAMRASYEAAARYPTAYYGQLARARLGRGQIELRAPSPVLASADASATDERVRAADMLYEIGERDIVLYFAADLGEQSSDVALLEALGELTGRRNDARAMLQVGKPSLGRGLPLDHYAFPTIGIPPHRQLAPEIEHSMIYSVARTESAFDQRDKSAADAVGLMQVTPEAGRDTAKRFGISYDWDRMVSDPVYNTQMGAAELSALLSEYKGNHIMTFAGYNAGRGRVRDWVKAHGDPRDPTVDAVDWVERIPFSETRNYVQRVIENLAVYRVRFDNDPAVTSKVDQRVVTQEVNAAPLPAAGR; encoded by the coding sequence ATGAACCGGTGCTTACGCTCGCTGTCTTGTTTTTTCACGGTAGCTGGGCTCGCCCTCTTCTCGACGGATGCGACCGCGCGGGCCAGCCATAAGCCACACACCCAGAAGGCGCACGAAGCGACCAGGAAGTCGCACGTGAAGGAGGCTCATCCTCATCGCAGCGCTGCGTCCGGGAAACGCCGGCACGCCAAACACGCTTCCGCACAACGCAAGCCGAAGCCGTCGAAGGCTTCGCCTGCTCCCAGCGAGGCCATAGCTCCGCTGACGGGCGATCTTGCGCTGGTGAAGGAAGCCATCGATCTCGCGCGCAAGGCAAAGACCGAAGAGGCGACGGCCATAAGGAACAGGATCGCGGACCCGGCGGCGCAGAAGCTCGTCGAGTGGTTCATCCTGCGCCACCCGGCGACGACCGCGACTTTCAGCCGCTACGCGGCGTTCATCGCCGCCAAACCGGAATGGCCGAGCACCGCGTTGCTGCGCCGGCGCGCAGAGGCGCGGCTGTGGGAGCAGCGCAGCGATGCGGCGACGGTCCGCGGCTTCATTGGCGATCGACCCACAAGTGCCAAGGGCAAGTTGGCGCTGGCGCGCGTGCTGCTCGCAGAGGGTGATCGGGACGGCGCGGCTCGGCTGGCCCGCGACGCATGGCGATCGGACGAATTGTCGGAGCCCCTGGAGGCCGCAGCGCTCGAGACGTTCGGCGATCTTCTAACCCGCGACGACCACCGTGCGCGCATGGACAGGCGCATCGGCGCCAAGGACCTCGCCGGCGCGAAGCGCGCCGCGAAGCGCCTCGGCGACGACGAGCTTGCGATCGTGAAGGCCTGTGCCGCGGTCAAGGGAAAAGCGGACAAGGCGCTGGATGCGCTCGACGATGTCGCAGCCGAGGCACGGCAGGATCTCGGCTACACCCTTTGCCGGATCCAGTGGATGCTCGCTCAAAACCGCATTGACGATGCGGCCCGCCTGATGCTGGCCGCGGCACCAGAGACCATGGCGCTGCAGGACACCGATCAATGGTGGCGCGAGCGGCGCATGCTCGCCCGCAAGCTGCTTGATCAGGACAAGTTCCAGACCGCCTACGATGTGGTCCGTCCCGCCGCCGCGCCGGACAATGAATATTACCGCGCCGATGTCCACTTCATGTGCGGCTGGATCGCCTTGCGCTATCTCGACGATCCCGCCACCGCCGCCCGGCATTTCGCCCACATCGATGAGGGACAGGCCAATCCGATCGTGCTGGCACGGGCCAACTACTGGCGCGGACGCGCGGCCGAAGCCCTTGGCCAGACGGATGCGATGCGTGCGAGCTATGAAGCGGCCGCCCGCTACCCGACCGCCTATTACGGCCAGCTCGCGCGCGCCAGGCTTGGCCGCGGCCAGATCGAACTGCGCGCGCCCTCGCCCGTTCTCGCGTCCGCCGATGCTTCGGCCACGGACGAACGCGTGCGCGCCGCCGACATGCTCTACGAGATCGGCGAACGCGATATCGTGCTCTATTTTGCCGCCGATCTCGGCGAACAAAGCTCTGATGTTGCTCTGCTCGAAGCGCTCGGCGAACTCACCGGCCGCCGCAACGACGCCCGCGCGATGCTGCAGGTCGGAAAGCCCTCGCTCGGCCGCGGACTGCCGCTCGACCATTATGCCTTTCCCACCATCGGCATTCCGCCGCACCGCCAGCTCGCCCCCGAAATCGAGCACAGCATGATTTATTCGGTGGCGCGCACGGAGAGCGCGTTCGACCAGCGCGACAAGTCTGCGGCGGATGCGGTCGGCCTGATGCAGGTGACGCCGGAAGCGGGACGCGATACCGCCAAGCGCTTTGGCATCAGCTATGACTGGGACCGCATGGTTTCCGACCCGGTCTACAACACGCAAATGGGCGCCGCCGAACTGAGCGCGCTGCTGAGCGAATACAAGGGCAATCACATCATGACCTTTGCCGGCTACAACGCCGGCCGGGGCCGGGTGCGGGACTGGGTCAAGGCCCATGGCGATCCGCGTGACCCCACGGTCGACGCGGTCGACTGGGTCGAGCGGATTCCGTTTTCCGAAACGCGAAACTACGTCCAGCGCGTGATTGAGAATTTGGCGGTCTACCGCGTGCGGTTTGACAACGACCCCGCGGTGACGTCGAAGGTCGACCAGCGCGTCGTGACGCAGGAGGTGAATGCGGCGCCGCTGCCGGCCGCCGGCCGGTGA
- a CDS encoding tripartite tricarboxylate transporter substrate binding protein BugD produces the protein MRKIILAAIAVLAFGGAAAAQNFPSRPITIIVPFSAGGPSDAMARILAERMKATLGEQVLVENVTGAGGSVGVGRAVRSPPDGYAISFGHLGTHVANGAIYKLGYDLVTDLEPVALLPSNPMIIVSKNAVPAKSLKEFIAWLKAQPAPPTAGTAGAGSGSHIAGLYFENVAGVKLQYVPYRGTGPAMNDLVAGQIDLIVDQTSNSIGQVRAGNIRAYAITDSKRVESASDIPTVDEAGLPGFHMTLWSGLWVPKGTPKDVVAKLNVAAVDALNDPAVRKQLENLGLQMPPKDKLTPEALGAWQKTEIEKWWPMIKAANVKVD, from the coding sequence ATGCGAAAGATCATTCTGGCCGCGATTGCAGTGTTGGCATTCGGCGGCGCCGCGGCCGCGCAAAACTTTCCATCGCGTCCCATCACCATCATTGTGCCGTTCTCCGCCGGCGGCCCGTCGGATGCGATGGCGCGGATTCTCGCCGAGCGCATGAAGGCCACGCTCGGCGAGCAGGTCCTGGTCGAGAACGTGACAGGGGCGGGCGGATCGGTTGGGGTCGGCCGTGCGGTACGCTCGCCGCCTGACGGTTACGCGATCAGTTTCGGCCATCTCGGCACCCACGTTGCCAACGGCGCGATCTACAAGCTCGGCTACGATCTCGTCACCGATCTCGAACCGGTCGCGTTGCTGCCGAGCAACCCGATGATCATCGTCAGCAAGAACGCGGTCCCGGCGAAATCGCTGAAGGAATTCATCGCTTGGCTGAAGGCGCAGCCAGCGCCGCCGACGGCCGGTACCGCGGGCGCGGGCTCCGGAAGCCACATCGCCGGGCTCTATTTCGAGAACGTCGCCGGCGTCAAACTGCAATACGTGCCATATCGCGGCACCGGCCCCGCAATGAACGATCTCGTCGCCGGCCAGATCGATTTGATCGTCGACCAGACTTCGAACTCGATCGGGCAGGTGCGCGCCGGCAACATCCGCGCCTATGCCATCACCGACAGCAAGCGCGTGGAATCCGCCTCCGACATTCCGACCGTCGACGAGGCGGGGTTGCCCGGATTCCACATGACGCTGTGGTCCGGCCTTTGGGTGCCCAAGGGCACGCCAAAGGACGTCGTCGCAAAGCTGAATGTCGCGGCAGTTGACGCCCTGAATGATCCGGCCGTGCGCAAGCAGCTCGAAAACCTCGGTCTGCAGATGCCGCCGAAGGACAAGCTCACGCCCGAAGCGCTCGGCGCCTGGCAGAAGACCGAGATCGAAAAATGGTGGCCGATGATCAAGGCCGCCAACGTCAAGGTGGACTAG
- a CDS encoding threonine synthase codes for MKDNDNLTIERPTFVTHLECAMEGDHYAADQIHNLSKVGKPLLVRYDLAGVKTALTKDALAQRPADMWRYRELLPVRKVSDIVSLGEVMTPLIRLPKLAKKLGGAEIIVKDEGRLPTGSFKARGLVMAVSMGKALGIRHMAMPTNGNAGAALAAYATSCGIKTTIFCPADTPEVNVSEIELQGATVYRVNGLIDDCGKIVGEGKAKAGWFDTSTLKEPYRIEGKKTMGLELAEQLGWEVPDVIFYPTGGGTGLIGMWKAFAELEAIGFIGAKRPRMVAVQASGCAPMVRAFENGTEHAPRWEDAHTIASGIRVPQAVGDFLILRAVRESKGFAIAVPDEKISAALNEVAREEGLLLCPEGAATYAAYQQSLADGRVTKNDRVMLFNCATGLKYPLPPVTRTLDRHKPIDYAKL; via the coding sequence GTGAAAGACAATGACAATCTGACCATCGAACGTCCGACGTTCGTGACCCATCTCGAATGCGCGATGGAGGGCGATCACTATGCCGCCGACCAGATTCATAACCTGTCCAAGGTCGGCAAGCCGCTCCTGGTGCGCTATGACCTTGCGGGCGTGAAGACGGCGCTGACCAAGGACGCGCTTGCACAGCGCCCCGCCGATATGTGGCGCTACCGCGAGCTGCTGCCGGTCCGAAAAGTTTCTGACATCGTCAGCCTCGGCGAAGTCATGACGCCGCTCATTCGTCTGCCGAAGCTTGCAAAGAAGCTCGGTGGGGCTGAGATCATCGTCAAGGATGAGGGGCGCCTTCCCACCGGCTCGTTCAAGGCCCGCGGCCTGGTGATGGCGGTGTCGATGGGCAAGGCGCTCGGCATCAGGCACATGGCGATGCCGACCAACGGCAATGCCGGCGCGGCGCTGGCGGCCTACGCGACCTCCTGCGGCATCAAGACCACGATCTTCTGCCCGGCCGATACGCCGGAAGTGAACGTCAGCGAGATCGAGCTGCAGGGCGCCACCGTCTACCGTGTCAACGGCCTGATCGATGATTGCGGCAAGATCGTCGGCGAGGGCAAAGCAAAGGCCGGCTGGTTCGATACCTCGACGCTGAAGGAACCGTACCGGATCGAAGGCAAGAAGACGATGGGTCTGGAGCTCGCCGAACAGCTCGGCTGGGAGGTGCCCGACGTGATCTTCTATCCGACCGGCGGCGGTACTGGTTTGATCGGCATGTGGAAGGCTTTTGCCGAGCTGGAGGCGATCGGCTTCATCGGCGCGAAGCGGCCGCGGATGGTGGCGGTGCAGGCGTCGGGCTGCGCGCCGATGGTGCGCGCCTTCGAGAACGGCACCGAGCACGCGCCGCGCTGGGAAGATGCCCACACCATCGCATCAGGCATTCGCGTGCCGCAGGCGGTCGGAGATTTTCTTATCCTGCGCGCGGTCCGTGAGAGCAAGGGATTTGCGATTGCGGTCCCGGATGAGAAGATTTCTGCTGCGCTCAACGAAGTGGCGCGCGAGGAAGGCCTGCTGTTGTGTCCGGAAGGGGCGGCGACGTATGCTGCTTACCAGCAAAGCCTTGCCGACGGCCGCGTGACGAAAAACGATCGTGTCATGCTGTTCAATTGCGCGACAGGGCTTAAATATCCGCTGCCGCCGGTCACGCGTACGCTCGATCGACACAAGCCGATCGACTACGCAAAGCTCTGA
- the lpdA gene encoding dihydrolipoyl dehydrogenase has product MPDTSFDVIIIGSGPGGYVTAIRAAQLGFKTAIIEKSYLGGICLNWGCIPTKALLRSAEIYHYMQHAKDYGLSAEKVSFDPKAVVARSRGVSKRLNDGVGFLMKKNKVTVIWGDASIDAPGKITVKKSDVEAPKGALGEGAYQAKHIILATGARPRVLPGLEPDKKLVWTYFEAMVPERMPKSLLVVGSGAIGIEFASFFHTMGADVTVVEVLPQILPVEDDEIAGLARKRFEKQGIKILSNTKVTKLEKKADSVVATIDDGKKPQTVEFERVISAVGVVGNIEGLGLEKLGVKTDRGCVVIDGYGKTSVPGIYAIGDVAGPPMLAHKAEHEGVVCVEAIKGLHPHAMDKNLIPGCTYCHPQIASVGLTEERAKEGGREIRVGRFPFVGNGKAIALGEDQGLIKVIFDNKTGQLLGAHMIGAEVTELIQGYVVAMNLETTEEELMHTVFPHPTLSEMMKEAVLDAYGRVLNM; this is encoded by the coding sequence ATGCCTGACACATCCTTCGACGTCATCATTATCGGCTCCGGCCCCGGCGGCTACGTCACCGCGATCCGTGCAGCCCAGCTCGGCTTCAAGACGGCGATCATCGAAAAGTCCTATCTCGGCGGCATCTGCCTGAACTGGGGCTGCATCCCGACCAAGGCGCTCTTACGCTCGGCTGAGATCTACCATTACATGCAGCACGCCAAGGATTACGGGCTCTCCGCCGAAAAGGTCTCGTTCGATCCTAAGGCCGTCGTGGCGCGCTCGCGTGGCGTCTCAAAACGCCTCAATGACGGCGTTGGCTTCCTGATGAAGAAGAACAAGGTGACGGTGATCTGGGGCGATGCCTCGATCGACGCGCCGGGCAAGATCACGGTGAAGAAGTCCGATGTCGAGGCGCCGAAGGGCGCGCTGGGCGAGGGGGCGTATCAAGCCAAACACATCATCCTCGCGACCGGCGCGCGGCCGCGCGTACTGCCGGGGCTCGAGCCGGACAAGAAACTGGTCTGGACCTATTTCGAGGCGATGGTGCCGGAGCGGATGCCGAAGTCGCTGCTGGTGGTGGGTTCCGGCGCGATCGGCATCGAGTTCGCCTCGTTCTTCCACACCATGGGTGCCGACGTCACCGTGGTCGAGGTGCTGCCGCAGATCCTCCCCGTCGAGGACGACGAGATCGCCGGCCTCGCCCGCAAACGGTTCGAGAAGCAGGGGATCAAGATCCTCAGCAACACCAAAGTCACAAAACTGGAGAAGAAGGCCGACAGTGTCGTCGCCACCATCGACGACGGCAAGAAGCCCCAAACGGTCGAGTTCGAGCGCGTGATTTCTGCGGTCGGCGTGGTCGGCAACATCGAAGGCCTTGGGCTGGAGAAGCTCGGCGTCAAGACCGATCGCGGCTGCGTCGTGATCGACGGCTACGGCAAGACCAGCGTGCCCGGCATTTACGCCATCGGCGACGTCGCGGGGCCGCCGATGCTGGCGCACAAGGCCGAGCATGAAGGCGTGGTCTGCGTCGAGGCGATCAAGGGCCTTCATCCGCATGCCATGGACAAGAACCTCATTCCGGGCTGCACCTATTGCCACCCGCAGATCGCTTCCGTCGGCCTGACTGAAGAGAGAGCGAAAGAGGGCGGCCGCGAAATCCGCGTCGGCCGCTTCCCGTTCGTCGGCAACGGCAAGGCGATTGCGCTCGGCGAGGATCAGGGCCTGATCAAGGTGATCTTCGACAACAAGACCGGGCAACTGCTCGGCGCGCACATGATCGGCGCCGAAGTGACCGAGCTTATCCAGGGCTACGTGGTCGCCATGAACCTGGAGACGACGGAAGAAGAGCTGATGCACACGGTATTCCCGCATCCGACGCTGTCGGAGATGATGAAGGAAGCCGTGCTGGACGCTTATGGACGCGTGCTGAACATGTAA